One Phaseolus vulgaris cultivar G19833 chromosome 2, P. vulgaris v2.0, whole genome shotgun sequence DNA window includes the following coding sequences:
- the LOC137810573 gene encoding receptor-like serine/threonine-protein kinase ALE2, with product MTGHLLVKSDVYSYGVVLLELLTGRKPVDMSQPQGQENLVTWARPMLTSREGLEQLVDPSLAGSYNFDDMAKVAAIASMCVHTEVTQRPFMGEVVQALKLIYNDTDETCGDCCSQKDSSCGQASSFITMEYSSGPLEEMENRPFSTSSLIGDEISLAFRHGNRSGPLRTVRSKLSLHRFTGSRSEHGGPSSKRNWNDGYWGIFQCFLNLQFLKGSELMIQ from the coding sequence ATGACAGGGCATTTACTCGTCAAAAGTGATGTTTATAGTTATGGTGTTGTGCTGCTTGAACTTCTCACAGGCAGAAAGCCAGTGGATATGTCTCAACCTCAGGGACAGGAGAATCTTGTAACTTGGGCACGGCCAATGTTGACCAGTAGAGAAGGTCTAGAACAGCTGGTGGATCCATCTTTGGCTGGAAGTTACAACTTTGATGACATGGCAAAGGTTGCTGCAATCGCTTCAATGTGTGTTCACACGGAGGTTACACAGAGACCTTTTATGGGTGAAGTTGTGCAGGCTCTTAAGTTAATATACAATGACACAGATGAGACATGTGGAGATTGTTGTAGTCAGAAGGATTCCTCATGTGGGCAAGCATCTTCCTTCATCACTATGGAATACAGTTCTGGTCCACTTGAAGAAATGGAAAACAGACCGTTTTCAACATCAAGCTTGATTGGAGATGAAATATCTTTAGCATTTAGGCATGGGAATAGATCAGGCCCCTTAAGAACAGTCCGAAGCAAGCTGTCCTTACATAGATTTACAGGAAGTCGGAGTGAGCATGGAGGACCTTCTTCCAAGCGTAATTGGAATGATGGTTACTGGGGGATTTTCCAGTGTTTTTTAAATCTACAGTTTCTAAAGGGATCAGAACTAATGATTCAGTGA